The proteins below come from a single Synergistaceae bacterium genomic window:
- a CDS encoding DUF917 family protein yields the protein MSKRTQLDFELLRYAITGGTILGGGGGGNPDMGREFAELALQHGDLYLTDIHEIPDDAIILTVSNVGAPAALNRYLTAEQTLRPIQLILRNKELNIGGIITNEQGGGATVNGWYQAAILGIPLLDAPCNGRAHPTGVMGSLNLHKIPDYVTVQGATGGNPATNDEIECFAQGSINHTSRLVRAASIEAGGVVSVARNPITVAYAKENCAIGGISHAIETGRTYTLGLDVANPAEAIQRVTQFLDGRRIARGIVNNFSLETVGGYDIGKFHVNDMELTFWNEYMTWDDGDMRVATFPELIMTFDAKTGTPLTTAMIENDRDVFIICTAMKNLRLSSTMYEPDLIREVEEVIGKEMLKYLDLTRP from the coding sequence GTGAGTAAAAGAACCCAATTGGATTTTGAACTTCTGCGATACGCGATTACAGGGGGAACAATTTTGGGCGGCGGCGGAGGCGGAAATCCAGACATGGGACGTGAATTTGCCGAACTCGCGCTACAACATGGTGATTTATACCTTACAGATATTCATGAGATCCCGGACGACGCGATTATTCTTACTGTGTCTAATGTGGGCGCTCCGGCTGCCCTAAATCGATACCTTACCGCGGAACAAACTCTCCGACCAATTCAGTTGATTTTGCGAAACAAAGAACTGAATATCGGGGGAATCATTACTAATGAACAAGGCGGTGGCGCTACCGTCAATGGTTGGTATCAAGCGGCTATTTTAGGAATCCCTTTACTGGACGCGCCTTGCAATGGGCGCGCTCACCCAACTGGGGTGATGGGAAGCCTGAATCTGCATAAAATACCAGATTATGTGACGGTACAAGGGGCAACAGGAGGCAATCCCGCAACAAACGATGAAATAGAATGTTTTGCGCAAGGTTCCATTAACCATACATCAAGGTTGGTTCGTGCCGCCTCTATAGAAGCGGGGGGAGTTGTCAGTGTCGCCCGTAACCCGATAACCGTAGCTTACGCAAAAGAAAATTGCGCCATTGGAGGGATTTCTCACGCGATAGAAACAGGCAGAACCTACACCCTAGGGCTTGATGTCGCTAATCCAGCCGAAGCCATACAAAGAGTAACGCAATTTTTAGACGGTAGAAGAATCGCGAGAGGCATTGTAAATAATTTTTCTCTTGAGACCGTTGGCGGATACGACATTGGTAAGTTCCATGTCAACGATATGGAACTTACGTTTTGGAATGAGTATATGACTTGGGACGATGGAGATATGCGTGTGGCCACTTTCCCGGAATTGATCATGACTTTTGACGCAAAGACAGGAACTCCCCTGACAACCGCCATGATAGAAAATGATCGTGATGTATTCATAATATGTACCGCAATGAAAAATTTGCGCTTATCCAGCACGATGTATGAGCCGGACTTAATCAGAGAAGTTGAAGAGGTGATAGGCAAAGAAATGCTTAAATATCTTGATTTGACGCGTCCGTGA
- a CDS encoding TetR/AcrR family transcriptional regulator produces the protein MRLIEAAIAEFAERGFNAASYNKIIERSGLSKGTVYYYFDNKESLLLTVMDEICQRFMCAVGGLQLPDTKEEYWATNWEYHQKAIRFFFENPSLGRVMFRLSKDEPCFCEQLKDSHERTTRFMAALFVRGQEIGAVREDLPLETIGRLMHAIGHVLFADIVEERGVDLQDLQDAEVCSRIGKFMKIMHDLSQRILTPEEVRHV, from the coding sequence TTGCGGCTGATAGAAGCAGCAATCGCGGAATTTGCGGAACGGGGTTTCAACGCGGCCTCCTACAACAAGATCATCGAGCGTTCGGGGCTTAGCAAGGGAACGGTTTACTATTATTTCGACAATAAAGAAAGCCTCCTCTTGACGGTGATGGACGAGATATGTCAAAGGTTCATGTGTGCCGTGGGAGGGCTCCAGCTTCCAGATACAAAAGAGGAGTATTGGGCGACGAACTGGGAATATCATCAGAAGGCGATCCGATTTTTCTTCGAGAATCCGTCGTTAGGACGCGTGATGTTTCGTCTCTCGAAGGATGAACCCTGTTTCTGCGAGCAATTGAAGGACTCTCATGAACGGACGACGCGCTTCATGGCCGCTCTGTTTGTCCGGGGACAGGAAATCGGGGCCGTCCGTGAGGATTTGCCGCTGGAGACGATAGGGCGGCTGATGCATGCGATAGGGCACGTCCTTTTTGCCGACATCGTAGAGGAACGCGGCGTCGACCTTCAAGACCTTCAAGACGCGGAAGTGTGCTCGCGAATTGGAAAGTTTATGAAGATTATGCATGATTTGAGTCAAAGGATATTGACTCCCGAGGAGGTTCGACATGTTTAA
- a CDS encoding efflux RND transporter permease subunit: MGGFIRFCIRRPVFTWCGVIIFVLLGWSSYATLGVTLYPDVEFPFVLVMTEYTGASPNEIEQLVSKPIEDALADLEGLKTLTSYSQDGVSMVAVEMQAGSNPDLALVDVNNKVKAARQTLPDDVEEPICTKFDINSQPFLTASFTSTLPEKDAKKYIEDRIKPLVARVGGVGQVQVSGGRDREIQIILDPVALSDYNVTYQRICAVVAANNITNPSGYITQKIDEISLRLVGEFNEVEQLENIIIPTAAGDPIPLSLLGKVVDGEEDVRSIARANGESVVQLQVSPRANADVVTAGKEVKKELAEILKSLPEFSVTYTHDDTPFIETSVKNVMRDTAVGIVLTALVIYLFLGRLSATFIVAVSMPVAFMGTFVPMQGLGYTLNLMSTLGLALSMGTLVMNAILIIQNIYRYRDLGYDPFEAAEKGTEEISISVLAGVLTNLGVFLPVALMQGIAGQFLAPYAVTILYATILSLWVTMSVTPCMAARIKSSGEISLMGRILTGWWDWLYEGFKDTFMFFLRRSTRHPVITMLIFMGLMYGSLRLGALIGTEFIPVTDDGTISIDLTLANSASISETEEKTRAVESFIESLPEKRYVRDIVATIGASRRNSSIYKSLISVYLKEDPRRPSTQDIADRIRPFLATLEGVEYAITDTRRGFSDPIEVRINGEDMNVLYSIAEEVRAKGRSIPGVRDLTIQTEMGKPELQITPIRWRLSPLGLNLSDLANIVKGYLIGNASGKFRSGGFEYDIKARLDRQKAGDIYTVEDLPIMTPYGLVPLKEMANVAWRDAPTEIRRVERERAVVVTGNVRYITAGEGNDKIRELLSTFTLPEGYSFTLGGEAEDMAEDFAELFRAIAIAILITYIIVAAIMESWAYAFIILLTVPMALIGVVPAMLLSGTSISLFALIGAVMLIGMVVNNAIVVVDYAETLRRDENVHPYQAIEQASEVRFKALVMAIATSVVSLLPLAMSTGNGSAMRAPIAVVAIGGLIAGGFLALLAIPAAYKIYWSLRFRLGGGKESAATAQTA, from the coding sequence ATGGGAGGTTTTATACGCTTCTGCATCCGCCGCCCGGTCTTCACCTGGTGCGGGGTGATTATTTTCGTGCTCCTTGGATGGAGCAGCTACGCGACATTGGGTGTGACTCTTTACCCCGATGTAGAGTTTCCTTTTGTGTTGGTTATGACGGAGTACACAGGCGCCAGTCCTAACGAAATCGAACAATTGGTCTCGAAACCCATCGAAGACGCTTTAGCCGACTTGGAGGGCCTAAAAACCCTCACCAGTTACTCCCAAGACGGCGTTTCTATGGTGGCTGTCGAGATGCAAGCGGGTTCTAACCCCGACCTAGCGTTGGTGGACGTCAACAACAAAGTCAAGGCGGCGCGGCAGACCCTCCCTGACGACGTCGAGGAGCCGATCTGCACGAAATTCGACATCAACTCACAGCCCTTCCTGACCGCCTCTTTCACCTCGACCTTGCCGGAAAAGGACGCGAAGAAGTACATCGAAGACCGTATCAAACCCTTGGTCGCTCGCGTCGGGGGAGTCGGGCAGGTTCAGGTATCGGGTGGCAGGGACCGAGAGATCCAGATCATCCTGGATCCCGTGGCCCTCTCCGACTACAACGTCACGTACCAGCGTATTTGCGCCGTCGTGGCGGCGAATAACATCACGAACCCCTCCGGCTATATCACGCAGAAGATCGATGAAATATCCCTGCGCCTGGTGGGTGAGTTCAACGAGGTGGAGCAGCTCGAGAATATTATCATCCCCACGGCTGCCGGCGACCCCATACCTCTTTCGCTTCTGGGAAAAGTGGTAGATGGTGAGGAAGATGTGCGTTCCATCGCGCGGGCCAACGGAGAGTCGGTGGTTCAGCTCCAAGTCAGCCCTCGCGCTAACGCCGACGTGGTCACCGCGGGCAAAGAAGTCAAGAAAGAGCTGGCGGAGATCTTGAAGAGTCTTCCTGAGTTCAGCGTGACCTACACCCACGACGATACGCCTTTCATCGAAACCTCGGTCAAAAACGTCATGCGTGATACGGCCGTCGGCATCGTGCTGACGGCTCTTGTCATCTACCTTTTTTTAGGACGTCTTTCGGCGACGTTTATCGTCGCCGTGTCGATGCCCGTGGCATTCATGGGCACCTTCGTTCCCATGCAGGGGCTCGGTTACACGCTGAACCTCATGAGCACGCTGGGACTGGCGCTTTCCATGGGCACCCTGGTCATGAACGCGATCTTGATCATTCAGAACATCTACCGTTATCGTGACCTGGGCTACGACCCCTTCGAGGCCGCCGAAAAAGGGACGGAAGAAATTTCCATTTCCGTTTTGGCCGGGGTTCTGACCAACCTGGGGGTTTTTTTGCCCGTGGCTTTGATGCAAGGAATCGCGGGACAATTTCTGGCTCCCTACGCCGTCACAATTCTCTACGCGACGATCCTCTCCCTCTGGGTGACCATGTCTGTAACGCCCTGCATGGCGGCGCGCATCAAATCGAGCGGAGAGATCTCCCTGATGGGGCGCATCCTGACCGGTTGGTGGGACTGGCTCTATGAGGGATTCAAGGACACGTTCATGTTCTTTCTCCGACGCTCAACGCGACATCCCGTTATTACCATGCTGATTTTCATGGGGTTGATGTATGGTTCTCTGAGGTTGGGAGCCCTGATTGGAACTGAGTTTATCCCCGTCACCGATGATGGGACGATCAGCATCGACCTGACCCTCGCCAACAGCGCCTCGATCTCGGAGACCGAGGAAAAGACCCGCGCCGTGGAAAGTTTTATCGAATCTCTCCCTGAAAAGCGGTACGTTCGTGACATTGTCGCGACAATCGGGGCTTCGAGGCGGAACAGCTCCATCTACAAGTCGTTGATCTCTGTCTACCTGAAAGAGGACCCGCGTCGCCCATCGACGCAGGATATAGCGGATAGAATCCGTCCGTTTCTGGCGACGTTGGAGGGTGTGGAATACGCTATCACCGATACCCGCAGAGGCTTCAGCGACCCCATCGAGGTACGGATTAACGGTGAGGACATGAACGTCCTTTACTCCATCGCGGAGGAGGTGCGCGCTAAGGGCCGTTCGATTCCCGGCGTGCGCGACCTGACCATTCAAACCGAGATGGGTAAACCCGAACTTCAGATCACCCCCATTCGCTGGCGCCTTTCGCCTCTGGGTTTGAATCTGTCGGACCTGGCGAACATCGTAAAGGGATACCTGATCGGCAACGCGTCTGGAAAATTCCGCAGCGGCGGGTTCGAGTACGACATCAAAGCCCGGTTGGATCGTCAGAAGGCGGGCGACATCTACACGGTGGAGGATTTGCCGATTATGACCCCCTATGGGCTGGTTCCTTTGAAGGAAATGGCGAACGTGGCTTGGAGAGACGCCCCAACGGAGATTCGCCGCGTCGAGCGCGAGCGCGCGGTGGTGGTTACGGGTAACGTGCGCTACATCACGGCGGGTGAGGGCAACGATAAAATAAGAGAACTCCTGTCCACGTTTACCTTACCTGAGGGGTACTCCTTCACCTTGGGTGGCGAGGCCGAAGACATGGCGGAGGACTTCGCGGAACTTTTCCGCGCCATCGCCATCGCCATTCTGATCACCTACATCATTGTGGCGGCCATCATGGAGTCGTGGGCTTACGCTTTCATCATCCTGCTGACGGTCCCCATGGCCTTGATTGGTGTGGTTCCCGCGATGTTGCTTTCGGGAACGTCCATATCTCTTTTCGCGCTCATCGGCGCGGTCATGTTGATCGGCATGGTGGTCAACAACGCTATCGTCGTTGTGGATTACGCGGAAACGCTGCGCAGGGACGAGAACGTCCATCCGTACCAAGCCATTGAGCAAGCCTCCGAGGTGCGTTTTAAGGCTTTGGTCATGGCTATCGCGACCTCGGTTGTATCTCTACTTCCCCTGGCGATGTCTACAGGCAACGGATCGGCAATGCGCGCTCCCATCGCGGTTGTCGCTATCGGCGGTCTGATCGCGGGAGGCTTCCTGGCTCTGCTGGCGATCCCGGCAGCCTATAAAATTTATTGGTCACTCCGGTTTCGTTTGGGAGGCGGGAAAGAAAGCGCCGCAACCGCGCAGACGGCGTAA
- a CDS encoding efflux RND transporter periplasmic adaptor subunit has protein sequence MFKSVLKKLNKVRILFWLVVIGAGMTVLAFEVQAKLKEAAANVASLNQVEETRYPVTLVAVTPTTWESWRSYYGQAKAARTQDVTSYVREIVQSVHVQVGDTVKAGQTVVSLRKADYAANAQASRTGYEEARLNYNRLLELSKKGGVSQSEVDRAYASMKALEASDQSSRSTLQRTELKASINGVVAARNVEPGEVAEVGKSLIAIVDPSNMEAQLMVSKKDIHNINKETQVELLVDSIASKGWVKRLSPEAQMGSGLYPVVVGLSVDSGILPGTYLEGRLLVEQKKDVIVIPSNIVMYRGDKKFVYIAGDDADGISKAKLVEIRTNEGRNGQVIVISGLKAGDQLIISGNRSLFDGALLAFQKDR, from the coding sequence ATGTTTAAAAGCGTATTGAAGAAGTTGAACAAAGTCAGGATACTGTTTTGGCTGGTGGTGATCGGCGCGGGGATGACCGTGCTGGCGTTCGAGGTGCAGGCGAAATTGAAGGAGGCCGCGGCGAATGTGGCGTCCCTAAACCAAGTGGAAGAAACGCGTTATCCGGTGACTTTAGTCGCCGTGACGCCAACCACGTGGGAATCTTGGCGGAGTTACTATGGACAAGCCAAGGCCGCGCGCACACAGGACGTGACTTCCTATGTGCGGGAGATCGTTCAGTCTGTCCACGTGCAGGTGGGAGACACCGTCAAGGCGGGGCAGACCGTGGTGTCTCTGCGAAAGGCGGACTACGCCGCCAATGCCCAAGCCAGCCGAACGGGATATGAAGAGGCCCGGTTGAACTACAATCGCCTTCTAGAGCTCAGCAAAAAAGGCGGAGTGTCCCAATCAGAGGTGGACAGGGCTTACGCTTCCATGAAGGCACTGGAGGCCAGTGATCAATCCTCGCGGTCCACACTCCAGAGGACGGAGCTAAAGGCCAGCATCAACGGCGTCGTCGCCGCCCGTAACGTGGAGCCGGGCGAGGTTGCAGAGGTGGGCAAGTCGCTCATCGCCATCGTCGACCCCTCCAACATGGAAGCCCAACTGATGGTTTCCAAAAAAGACATCCACAATATCAATAAGGAGACTCAGGTGGAGCTGCTTGTTGATAGTATCGCCAGCAAGGGCTGGGTCAAGCGTTTGAGCCCCGAGGCTCAGATGGGTTCGGGACTGTATCCCGTCGTCGTGGGGCTATCCGTCGATAGCGGAATTTTGCCGGGAACGTATCTTGAGGGACGTTTGCTCGTCGAACAGAAGAAGGACGTTATCGTCATTCCCTCGAACATCGTCATGTACCGCGGCGACAAAAAGTTTGTCTATATCGCCGGCGACGACGCGGATGGGATTTCAAAAGCCAAATTAGTCGAGATTCGCACGAACGAAGGTCGGAACGGACAGGTTATCGTCATATCAGGACTTAAAGCGGGGGATCAATTAATCATCAGTGGTAACCGATCACTTTTCGACGGAGCGCTGCTTGCATTCCAGAAAGACCGTTGA
- a CDS encoding PocR ligand-binding domain-containing protein, giving the protein MKLFEIVSPDLLQEIQDCFASATGFAAITVDFQGKPLLKYSNFSQFCLKLREDEFFHYYCCQSDAHSGLEAVRKGSLCIHRCHAGLIDFAVPIIVDGEYMASVMCGQVKADDDTALKTRLLEQSDDIFTDRPELRALHDKIPVLPVRRIKETAELLNRIVNFIVEQFYSQRRDTRFLEDRKRQEELTRQRDEMEMMLLHARISPHFLFNALNVAGRQAHMEGARKAEDVIYALADMCRYFMRNDEPRVTVERELQNVKNYFFIQKVRFGDLLSFTFDVQPDIRDCLIPSMSLQALVENSMHHGLEKKNGLGYVNVRLRGFKENGMVCFEVSDNGAGASKDRLTLLNGMGDLNTLPTNFSADGIYNLRKRLRYFWENGFKLQFSENTEGGVTARLEIAARKPAQVE; this is encoded by the coding sequence TTGAAGCTGTTCGAGATCGTTTCACCTGATCTGTTGCAGGAGATTCAAGACTGCTTTGCCTCTGCTACTGGGTTTGCCGCCATTACGGTCGACTTTCAAGGAAAACCGCTTCTAAAATATAGCAATTTTTCACAATTTTGTCTGAAATTAAGAGAGGACGAGTTTTTCCACTATTATTGTTGTCAGTCCGACGCCCACTCAGGGCTCGAAGCCGTGCGCAAGGGTTCTCTGTGCATCCACCGATGTCACGCGGGCCTGATCGACTTCGCGGTTCCCATTATCGTCGATGGCGAGTACATGGCCTCCGTCATGTGCGGCCAGGTGAAAGCCGACGACGATACGGCGCTTAAGACCCGCCTCCTTGAACAGAGCGACGACATTTTTACTGACAGGCCGGAACTACGCGCCCTGCACGACAAAATACCCGTGCTACCGGTGCGGCGCATCAAAGAAACAGCCGAGTTGCTCAATAGGATCGTCAACTTCATCGTGGAACAATTTTACTCCCAAAGACGCGACACCCGCTTTTTGGAGGACAGAAAGCGACAGGAAGAACTCACCCGCCAACGTGACGAAATGGAGATGATGTTGCTCCACGCGCGAATATCGCCTCATTTTCTTTTCAACGCGCTCAACGTCGCGGGGCGTCAGGCACACATGGAGGGCGCGCGGAAGGCGGAAGACGTCATTTACGCGCTAGCTGACATGTGCCGTTACTTCATGCGAAATGACGAACCCCGCGTGACGGTGGAACGAGAACTGCAAAATGTGAAAAACTATTTCTTCATCCAGAAAGTGCGTTTTGGTGACCTACTCTCGTTTACTTTCGACGTCCAGCCCGATATACGGGATTGCCTCATACCCTCCATGTCCCTTCAGGCGTTGGTAGAGAACTCCATGCATCACGGGCTGGAGAAAAAAAACGGCCTTGGCTATGTTAATGTTAGATTGCGTGGTTTCAAGGAGAACGGCATGGTTTGTTTCGAGGTGAGCGACAACGGGGCGGGCGCCTCCAAAGATCGATTGACATTATTGAACGGCATGGGGGACCTGAATACCCTGCCCACGAATTTTTCAGCCGATGGGATCTATAATTTGCGTAAAAGGCTGCGGTATTTCTGGGAGAATGGTTTCAAACTTCAATTTTCCGAAAACACGGAGGGCGGCGTGACAGCCCGGCTGGAAATAGCCGCGCGTAAGCCGGCTCAGGTCGAGTGA
- a CDS encoding OPT/YSL family transporter — translation MENIEMENMNGTSRNSPHATPASHVKALEMETLFFSLLVSAGSAIICMQIISRLGFTPNTSIIGALLAMAVGRLPFTTMKKFRSIDRQNLVQTMASAAGFGAANCTLLAVAILYAYGDMTLVVPMLIGSGAATLIGIHMVYSLYDSELFPAAGSWPPGVATAQAINAGDEGGKKARNLVYGILLGAIGSSKLFAFPSLGVSGLPMAGMGIAFIANVFAMLALALGLIIRGYFPYIARALAPIASGIGFELPINLGTTYIPQGVMIGAGMVSLVQALFIIFKQKNPEAFLAEDHYTVSTASVKKALATHFIFFAVGALTLALWSGITSEMETGQLVLWVVWCTFSAAVAPILVGLSAMHSGWFPGFAVSVIFVIFGIFMGFPPSALILLTGYVTSTGPCFADMGYDLKTGWLLRGKGTNVAYELDGRRQQAIAELMGGVLAIVITALFMNMHFKLDMIPPVSKVFATTIQAGIQPSILPQLIGGAVFGALLQFIGGAKKALGILFATGLLINNPVYGIGLLVALLIRWPLEKKYKAGLELYGGGFVAGDGIYGFINALIRSFS, via the coding sequence ATGGAGAATATTGAAATGGAGAACATGAACGGTACTTCTCGAAACTCGCCCCACGCGACACCCGCTTCGCATGTAAAAGCGCTGGAAATGGAAACTCTGTTTTTCAGTCTTTTGGTGTCGGCGGGATCCGCGATCATTTGTATGCAGATCATCTCACGCCTTGGTTTTACACCTAACACCTCCATCATCGGGGCGTTGCTCGCAATGGCTGTGGGCAGACTGCCTTTCACGACAATGAAGAAATTTCGCTCAATCGACCGCCAGAATTTGGTACAGACAATGGCCTCCGCCGCGGGCTTCGGCGCGGCTAACTGTACGCTGTTGGCCGTCGCCATTCTTTACGCCTATGGCGACATGACCCTCGTCGTCCCCATGCTCATCGGATCGGGAGCCGCGACGTTGATCGGAATCCACATGGTGTACTCCCTCTATGACTCCGAACTGTTTCCCGCCGCCGGCTCCTGGCCTCCCGGTGTGGCAACGGCGCAGGCAATCAACGCGGGCGACGAAGGAGGCAAAAAAGCGCGTAACCTGGTCTACGGTATCCTGCTGGGAGCCATAGGGAGTAGCAAGTTGTTCGCGTTTCCTTCCCTCGGCGTCAGCGGATTGCCTATGGCCGGCATGGGGATCGCTTTCATAGCCAATGTCTTCGCCATGCTTGCTTTGGCCCTAGGGCTTATCATTCGAGGCTACTTTCCGTACATAGCGAGAGCTCTCGCCCCCATCGCTTCGGGGATAGGTTTCGAGCTGCCCATTAACTTGGGAACCACCTATATTCCCCAGGGAGTCATGATCGGCGCGGGAATGGTGTCGCTTGTACAAGCTCTGTTCATTATCTTCAAACAAAAGAACCCGGAGGCGTTTTTAGCGGAGGACCATTATACGGTTTCGACCGCTAGTGTGAAAAAGGCGCTTGCTACCCATTTCATTTTTTTCGCCGTCGGCGCGTTAACTTTGGCCCTATGGAGCGGTATCACGTCGGAGATGGAAACCGGTCAGCTGGTTTTGTGGGTTGTCTGGTGTACTTTTTCCGCGGCGGTGGCTCCTATTTTGGTGGGACTGTCCGCGATGCACTCGGGCTGGTTTCCGGGGTTTGCCGTCAGCGTCATTTTTGTGATCTTCGGGATATTCATGGGGTTTCCCCCAAGCGCCCTGATTCTGCTCACCGGCTATGTGACCAGTACGGGACCCTGTTTTGCGGATATGGGTTATGATCTCAAAACGGGTTGGCTTCTCCGTGGCAAGGGAACCAACGTGGCTTACGAGTTGGACGGGCGTCGTCAACAGGCCATCGCCGAGCTGATGGGTGGCGTTTTGGCCATCGTCATTACGGCTCTTTTTATGAATATGCACTTTAAACTGGATATGATCCCTCCTGTCAGCAAAGTTTTCGCGACCACTATCCAGGCGGGGATCCAACCAAGCATATTGCCTCAACTGATCGGGGGCGCCGTTTTCGGGGCATTGCTCCAATTTATCGGAGGCGCCAAGAAAGCGCTGGGCATCCTTTTCGCAACGGGTCTCTTGATCAATAATCCCGTTTACGGCATCGGATTGCTCGTCGCTCTTTTGATTCGTTGGCCGCTGGAGAAAAAGTACAAGGCAGGGCTGGAACTTTACGGCGGCGGTTTTGTGGCGGGAGATGGCATCTATGGCTTCATCAACGCCCTCATCCGTAGCTTTTCGTAG
- a CDS encoding helix-turn-helix domain-containing protein, with the protein MCRIVVVDDEYLEREFIKKVLRSIENTEVVGEGGNGDMAVELCSVLKPDIVFLNCGMGAFGGLEAAARIRLKDRDVVIVLTSADEDNFQDKDERHTPLNIAEYLLKPIRAETIREIVLKRGGRGKSSARIPAKMKKHLKFYPLNIMSREITLALAYIDAHYGEDISLDSVADVVSLSSYYFSRLFKKEVGVNFSRYVLHKRLEAAKRTLEETEDPITDIATSVGFHEGHYFGKKFKKFTGSTPSEYRKKLALLEEERKNVRGKYQEELS; encoded by the coding sequence ATGTGCCGTATTGTGGTAGTCGATGATGAATATCTAGAGCGGGAATTTATCAAAAAAGTTCTCCGCAGCATCGAAAATACAGAGGTAGTCGGTGAGGGAGGCAACGGAGATATGGCTGTCGAGCTTTGTTCTGTGCTGAAGCCAGACATCGTTTTCCTCAATTGCGGCATGGGGGCCTTCGGAGGATTAGAAGCCGCCGCGCGGATCCGCCTGAAAGACAGAGACGTCGTCATCGTTCTGACGAGCGCAGATGAAGATAACTTTCAGGACAAGGACGAACGTCACACGCCGCTGAACATCGCCGAGTACCTTTTGAAGCCAATACGAGCGGAGACGATCAGGGAAATCGTTCTGAAACGCGGCGGACGCGGCAAGTCGAGTGCGCGCATACCCGCGAAGATGAAAAAACACCTCAAGTTTTACCCCCTCAATATCATGTCGCGGGAAATCACTCTGGCGTTGGCCTATATCGACGCCCACTATGGCGAGGACATCAGTTTGGACTCCGTGGCAGATGTGGTTTCTCTCAGCAGTTACTATTTCAGCAGACTCTTCAAGAAAGAGGTTGGGGTCAACTTCTCGCGGTATGTCCTCCATAAACGGCTCGAAGCGGCCAAGCGGACGCTGGAGGAGACAGAAGACCCCATAACGGATATCGCAACCTCGGTGGGTTTCCACGAAGGCCATTACTTCGGCAAGAAATTCAAAAAATTCACGGGTTCGACACCGTCGGAATACCGAAAAAAGCTCGCCCTTCTCGAAGAAGAACGAAAGAACGTGCGGGGAAAATATCAAGAAGAACTATCCTGA
- a CDS encoding DUF1177 domain-containing protein, with amino-acid sequence MKYTIEAYELLDSRSVSGESVKESLVVAGVDKNAVTVKTVQGPKGRTDFVKIWLKGSEGKKNGGKAPTLGIVGRLGGIGARPERVGIVSDGDGAIAALATAMKLGKMAQMGDALKGDVFISTHICPNAPTCPHDPVPFMDSPINMSIANAEEITDDLDAVLSIDTTRGNRIINHRGFALSPTVKEGYILRISEDLLTLMSYVTGRDPVVFALTTQDITPYGNDLYHLNSILQPCTATKAPVVGVALTAESAVPGCATGSSQVVDIELVVRFSIEVAKAFGEGKIAFYDKKEFQRIVNLYGSMAHLQTMGTGKQNVNKT; translated from the coding sequence ATGAAATACACGATTGAAGCATATGAATTGCTGGATAGCCGTTCCGTCTCCGGGGAAAGCGTCAAAGAATCCCTCGTCGTCGCCGGAGTGGACAAAAACGCCGTGACGGTCAAAACTGTTCAAGGCCCCAAGGGCCGCACGGATTTCGTTAAGATCTGGCTAAAAGGCTCGGAAGGGAAGAAAAACGGCGGCAAGGCCCCAACTTTGGGGATTGTGGGGCGTCTGGGCGGAATCGGAGCGCGACCGGAGCGGGTGGGGATTGTTTCGGACGGTGACGGAGCGATCGCGGCCTTGGCTACGGCCATGAAACTGGGAAAAATGGCTCAGATGGGCGACGCACTGAAAGGAGACGTTTTCATCTCCACTCACATCTGTCCCAACGCTCCAACGTGCCCTCACGATCCCGTTCCCTTCATGGACTCCCCTATCAACATGTCCATTGCCAACGCTGAGGAGATAACCGACGATCTGGACGCCGTGCTTTCCATCGACACGACCCGCGGAAACCGTATAATCAATCACCGTGGTTTCGCTCTATCTCCTACGGTAAAGGAAGGCTACATCTTGAGAATCAGCGAGGACCTGTTGACGCTGATGAGCTACGTCACGGGCCGGGACCCCGTGGTCTTCGCCCTCACAACCCAGGACATCACACCCTACGGCAACGACCTCTATCACCTTAACAGCATTCTTCAACCCTGTACCGCGACAAAGGCCCCGGTGGTTGGCGTGGCCTTGACCGCGGAGTCGGCGGTGCCCGGTTGTGCTACGGGTTCCTCTCAGGTCGTGGACATTGAGCTTGTGGTCCGTTTTTCCATCGAGGTCGCCAAAGCCTTCGGTGAGGGCAAGATTGCGTTTTACGATAAAAAGGAGTTTCAGCGCATCGTCAATTTATACGGCTCAATGGCCCATCTCCAGACCATGGGTACCGGAAAACAAAATGTGAACAAAACGTGA